The DNA region ATCGCCGCATCTCTTGAGGAGATTTACGCGCGCATCGGCGACGAGCAGCGCCTTGTCCTCGAATACAAGATCTTCGAGCCGGCGTTCTATCACATGGACATTCCCGACTGGGGCACCAGTTACGCACAGGTGTCCGCCTTGGGCGAGCGCGCCGTCGTCTGTCTCGATACAGGCCACCACGCGCCGAGCACCAACATTGAATTCATCGTCATGCAGTTGCTGCGACTGGGAAAGCTTGGCTCCTTCGATTTCAACTCGCGCTTCTATGCCGACGACGACCTCATCGTGGGCGCGGCGGATCCGTTCCAGCTGTTCCGCATCATCGTCGAGGTGATCAGGGGCGGCGGCTACGGGGAGGAAGGCGACACCGCGTTCATGCTCGACCAGTGTCACAACATTGAGGACAAGATTCCTGGCCAGATCCGCTCGGTTCTCAACGTCCAGGAGATGACGGCGCGCGCATTGCTAATCGACCTGCCGTCGCTCGACGCGGCCCAGGCTGCGGGCGACGTGCTCACGGCCAACGGCACCATGATGGACGCCTTCTACACGGATGTGCGCCCAGATCTCGCGACGTGGCGCCAAGAGCGCGGACTCCCCGCAGACCCGATCGCCGCCTATGCCGCCTCGGGCTACCAGCAG from Demequina lutea includes:
- the rhaI gene encoding L-rhamnose isomerase, encoding MAFTSQTASRLEEQAIELPSWAFGNSGTRFKVFTQPGVPRDPFEKIADAAQVHKHTGLSPTVALHIPWDKVDDYAALREHAEDHGVALGTVNSNTFQDDDYKLGSLAHRDPTIRRKAIDHHLECIDIMDMTGSRDLKIWLADGTNYPGQDDMRGRQDRIAASLEEIYARIGDEQRLVLEYKIFEPAFYHMDIPDWGTSYAQVSALGERAVVCLDTGHHAPSTNIEFIVMQLLRLGKLGSFDFNSRFYADDDLIVGAADPFQLFRIIVEVIRGGGYGEEGDTAFMLDQCHNIEDKIPGQIRSVLNVQEMTARALLIDLPSLDAAQAAGDVLTANGTMMDAFYTDVRPDLATWRQERGLPADPIAAYAASGYQQKIAADRVGGTQAGWGA